The genomic stretch TCAAAGATACTCAAAGATAATGTCTCATGAAGAAAACCGTACAGGTATATGCAATGTCCTGCATCTAAGACACTCCAGACCATCTTTCTGCTGAAGATATGTAATGCTGAAATGactattgaataaaaaaaagtttagaatagagactatttatttatttcgtttaaatattcaaataatatttatatttaaatatgcttggcatgcatgcttgcatatGCTTTGGCTACCTAAGCCAGCCAAACATGCCCGCTAAAGATCCACTCTGGCAGACATAATTCTCATCTCAGCCAATGAAAGGCATGGAAATGCGTGTTCGATCCTGGGGCTGCTCACCTGCCCTGAGTGCCGAAGGAGCCCTGCTTTTCGCTCCTGGAGCAGAAGTCGGGTGAACTCTGCAGGTACACCATCTCGTTCTCCCGTACGGGCCGGATGTCGAGGTCCTTGGGAACGAGCTGCTTCCTGGTCCCCATGGGCCGGTGCACCACCTTGGTGGCGGACAGGTATTTGATTTTCAGGTCCATGGCGATGTTCTTCAGATCCTGAAGGCCCTTCCAGCAGGTCCTGATGGAGCAGGAGCCGGAGACGCCATGACACTTACACTTCAGCTCCAAGGCATCACGCAGGGCctgagggacacacacatgccataTGCCCATGTGGGGGACAAAAGAATCTCATTGGTTTATGGTTGTCATTTTGCACCAATCATATTTGCCACATCAACAACAGGACTGTCACAAGgtaatcatttttatattcatcatcaataaatatttcagacatACAGAACTTAAATTTTGTATATTCTTCGCAACTCAATCTCAGTATCGCTCACCATTTGATTTCTGCCGCACatgattttataaaatgaatgtaatgtaatatatgttggaaattcaaaatgcaaagcaaatCAAGCAGGCTGAAAAAAATCACTGGGTCACTAACGAGCTGGACTAGTTTGGGCCCGTGTGtaagaagaggaggaaagaggtGGAGCGTGGGTTACCTGTCTGCCCACCTCACTGTTGTGCAGGTGCATGAGCTTGTTAGCCTGGGAGCGGGACTTCTTCGTCTTCATGGGCGCGTCGGCGAACTTGGTGCCCACGACCAGGCCGTAGTGCAGGTTGTCTGCGCAGCCCCCCCAGCGGTGGCCCGGCTCGGGGGCCTGGCCCGGGACGGGCCCGCAGGAGCAGTACCGCAGGTCCCCGGTGGTGCAGGCCCGGGCGATGGTGTGGCTGATGGTGGCCGCGGCCAGGGCGTAAACAAACGCCGCCTCCCTCGTGCCTGAATGGAAAGTTTGGATGGAGGgagaaatattaaaacaagATGGCGACTTCGGAAAAACTTTAAAGGCCACATTTTATCGTTATTGTTTTCTTCACACCAGGGGGTGCAGAACAACCATCGTGGACTTGATTTTAATATCTAGTTATGGGATCTGAGGAAGGAATGACAGAAAATGTGATATCTAGCCATGTGTCATCATAGGATTAAGTACATGAGTATGATAGCTGCAAGTTCTTCAAGGGAAGCATCTGTTGAAGTAAAATGTCAAGAAGGGAAGACGGGGAGAGGAGGGTGGTGAGAGTTGGGCTCAGTCCAGTCAAGAAACAAATAGAATTCGCAGCAGGAATTTACGTCAAGCAAGAATGGATGACGAATTCAAAAGAACCCTGGCCTTGAGTCGGCACGGGATATATCAAAGACACCCCGAGGAGAGGAGACCGCTTGTGGGCAGGCAGGGGTTTCCGAGCCTGGTTAAACGAATGACAGATGGGCCCCGTCTCTTGTGTGCATGTCATCCAGCTATCTCACATGCCTATTTGACTGGGGGCCTTTGAAGTGGGCGTACAGCTCCAGTGTTTGTAAATCTACCTTGCCATTTGGGCCCACTCTGGCAAAGAGGGAAGATAAGAAAGAAAACCACTTTAGAATTACAGAGGACCACAGAAAGGCCTCAAAGTGGCGACCAGCATATAAATCACACCTTGTGGCACACTGGCACCACTCATGAATACGTTCAGGAATAAGATGGTTCAGAAACACAAAGGGAGCTCATGACAATGTATGGGTAGAGATAGTACAAAATGATTCCATAAATAAtcgaaatgtgaaaaaaaacataaaatgtgctTGTCAGATGTTACATTGAAAACCATTGTGTAGAGCATTAAAGTAGTATAGATTTTAAAGAACACCATTTTAAGATGCTTGACATTAATTACCCAAATGGTGTAGGAATTGCCACACACAAGATGGAGGAAAAGCCACATTCCAAAGCAACAGGGAGCTGTCTTCATTCTATTCAGTCTGAACAATATAAGGTCCTGTATCATTATCACTGTCCACTATGGTAAACAATATAGCCAAAGCCCATGAAAATTCAACTGCAGCAATATTAAAAGGACCTCAAAGTTGAAGAAAAAatcaagctgaaaaaaaatatccttGTACGACCACAGACAACTTTAGTGGTGTGTTGTAATATAAAATCATTTCCATATGAGCATTATACATGCATGTTGGAACATGGAAGAATGCCTGTTGTATGGCACACATTATATACTGCATGCTCTAGTTTTTAGGCTCCATAAGAGAATACAGGGAAATCATGTGAGACCTTTTCTGCTCAGCACTTCATAAGCtgtctaataaaaaaaaaacatggagctCTTTCATCCACAGGTGTGTGTAAAGAACAGGCCCagcaaatgtattgtatgtgaCTTCATTACATATGTAAAGTAAATGATCAATTCAGCCCTCAGAGGCCCTATGATGCAGTTAATATCAGgataagattttatttttccttttagcATAATGGAATGTGGCTATGCATGCGTTTATAGGCCTGAAAAACTATCCTGCTGGAATGGATGGCATTAATCACAATATAAAAGGGAGACAGTGGACACGGCACATTCTGGGGTGCACATACATAGCATGGGGGGAGAgtggtgccccccccaccctgctgcgGAGCTTTGTGTAGGGTGCTGGCACTGCCCCCCCCTGCAGTGAGGACGCAGGGGCAGGGAACGCTGTACCTCGCTCCAGGTCTGGGGGAAAGTGCGGTGCGTTCTCGATGGAGGAGCAGTTCCAGCGCATGTCGCCGAAGGTCTTCTGGCAGGTCTTCTGGACCTCGCGGGCGGCCTGGATGACGGTCTGCATCAGCTCCAGGTTGCTGCGGCACAGCTGCACCTGCGCAGACACCAGGCCCTGAAGACCCTTGCAGTGATGCGTCCGGTTAATGGGCATGGAGGCCGGCGTCTGCGACAGGGCCCTgaagacacatgcacatggatgcatgtacgggttcacacacacacacacacacacacacacacacacacacaccttcttaATCCAGCTTTTCTTAACCCCAATATGGAATGTCTATGGCAAgttatgccccccccctccccagttccCCTCTTCTAACTGGTGTTTATTGCCTCATCTGTTTGAATTAGCCTCTTATCTGAGTTGCACAACCCCTTCCTTATATTCAACACACATAGGCCTGCTGTATGGAaagcagaaacaaaataaaactttttctACGTGAGAACAAACCCTGCCGATACTCAGCTTAGTACTATCTGCAAATGTAATGCAagctttcacacatttttagcATTCAGTTACAATGTGCATCTCGACAGAGCAGAATTGGGTGAAAATGGGTGACAGTGAGAAACGTTCATATGTGGgtagtcatgcacacacaaaaaaaaaaataattggtgtACTGCCCTTCATTATCCCTGGACAAAACCTATTAGAGGAAATGCTTACAGTACTTTGACATTGTTTGTATGCTTCTGCCATGATACAAAACAGtctactttaattttttttctgacagctaTTGTTAAATATGCTCCTCATTGAAAAAAGGGTCCAATTATTGACTGGAACGCCAAACCGTTCATGCCAAAGTCAAATAACCTAACCTTTCACTTCTAAATAGCCGAGACACACAAATGAAAGCTAAACCATTCTGAACAGGTAAGCATGGGGAGAGAACCGCTCCCTTCAAAGGTAACGTTAGAAAAGTTGAAGAGCTCACAGCCATTTGATTCCTGAGCAGATCTGGGACAGCAGCAGGACTGCGGGCAGACAGACGGGCAGGGGGTGGAGAGCCCTTTTCATGGCGGTGGTCCCACTCAaggcacagagagacagtgcTGCTGTTACGACTCCTCTGAGGCACAATCAGAAAACAGGAACCGCAATACTGACCTCTTGTCCGTTTTTCACTTcctgaaatatacatttaaaaaaacaatttcaaaatgatatgtatatatatttatatatatgtatatagacGGGGgacaaattaaagtaaaaacctgaataaatgagtggaaaaATATAATGAACGCAGATGCTTTTATACTGGTTTACTGCATGATGCAATTAAGCATGCTCTCTGGCATGTATAAAAGTGTTGAGCAGGCCCAATTGaactcgattttggatcaagatggcatgAGGAAAAATCTATGTGTCTTTGAAAGAGAGTTCATTATTgaggcacggatggcaggagcttcagtcacaaagactactcaactggctagtgtttccaTGATATTGACATATGCATTTAGATATATGGGacagacatcagtaaatagggtcagaaattgtaGTCACAGTCCATGATGCTTATGCATTAGTGCGAatataaggaaaaacagaagagcaactcctcaggtgactgagaatgtcaatgtaGGCCATGATCAGATTGTgccagcaagaacagtccatcaacaactacatagagggatattatagtagggttgcagtgcataaatcTCTCATTACAACGATGAATACACATTTGaaagttcagtggtgcaaaaacaataggcactggtctacagacatgtgaaaaaagagaaatggtcAGACGACttatccttcaccatattctcgacaagtgggcaaGTGCATATGTGATGTACACCAAAAGAaaggtacaggcctgaatgcttgacccctacagtgagagGGTCCAGTGGCTTccttatgctgtggggggcattttcctggcatggtttgagtccacttgtccccttagagggaaggatcactgcaaatcaatacaaagttattctgagtgaccACCTTTATCCTGTGATAAAAAAATTTCTATCCTggtgggagtggtctcttccaggatgacaatgcccccatacACAGGGCATGCGGGGTCACGAAATgatttgatgagtatgaaaataatgtgaatcatatgctatggccttcgcagtcaccacaTCTCAACTGTGTTatacagcgctctccaccaccatcatcaaaacaccaaatgagggaatatcttttagAAGTAGAGTTctagagacttgtagaatctatgccaagcgGCTCGTgctggcccaacaccttactaagacacttcatgttggtttttcctttaatttgtcacccgtctgcatatatacatatacaaacatCTTTGGATATATATTTTAGGAATATATAGGAataactgaaacacacaaattATGCTTTTTAAAGAGCCATTTATCACAGAAACATTGAACTCTATATTGAAATTTGCAAGAAATATTCTCCTGAATACCTAGGCTTTGATCTACCTCAAGCCAATGTAGATCAATACCTGGAAATTCAGCAGATTTCAATATAGAATTAAACGTTTCTGTTGAGGGAGTTACAAAAACAGATACATGGCTCTTTTAAAAGCATAGTCATCTTCTTCACCACTTTTAATGATGAAATAACATGATCTTAATTGACAgtcaaaataacagaaataaatgtaataaatgtaagcAAAAGGACATCTAATGAGCTGAAGGAAAGTCATTTATGTCCAAAGCAATGCCTTAAATATTCCGTATcttgacatacagtacatccatAATCCTTATTTGAGCACATCACACAATTtgctttaaatttaattaaacgtATTCAGATCTTTTGCGTTTTCgtgcactttatttattttttattattatggaaTATTTTGAACAGAAAGACTcggcataaacacacacaatgttacGTTGACataaattgattatttatcaTATTATACAAATCAAAACTCTATGCAAGACTcgtaataataaaacatatgtGTATAACCATGTTGATATGGCTGACATaacaacacaaactgaaatagccatttttttaatcagctaTTCAAATTAATGAACTTGACCAAATCTAGTTGACTAGGACCATTATCACTGAATGCTGTACAACATCCCAATTCTTACATGCTGACATACCCCTCACCAATTTGTAGCTTATGTAGTTAGCGTTTTCAACCGGTGCTTGATTAGATTGAGAAAATGTTTAGAAATTGCTCATAAATTCAGAATGTATACCAAATCAACATTATATTTAGAATTAATATTGACTTGAAGTTGATATGTTCTGTAAACAATAGCGTAACATCAAATTAACAAAGTAAAACATCTCACATAAAAGCGCTGCAGAATTCCTAATTTTAGGAATAGATGTCCTAAAATTAAGTCTATGTGCTAATATATTACTTCAATAATTGGTTCAGCATCTGCGCACTTAACAGCCAAGCCTTTGTTGGATCATCATTTCAAAATCGAACGAAGTGACTTTGAATTAATTCTTGTGATCTATGTCATCTTAAGAAATCAAAAATTACAACCACAAATAGTGATGTATCCTTAAGTCAACCTATCATGTTGAGTAATGAATTACCCGCTCACTGTAAGCCAGCTATCCCAACATAACAAAGATAGCTtcagaatattacatttatatttttatatttagcaAATGATTTTATCCGGACTGACttaaagaaaacatacaatCTCTTTTATATTCGTTGGACGTAAGAAATGTCAATGAACACTTCCTAACAAGTAAATTATGGATTGTGTTAAAACATGATAAAATGCCTCGTgtttaatcacaaataaaaaacgAAGAGGGTGACAACTGATCATTCGTAACTCTAGTCAGGCCTAAAATCAAACTATTAATTAACTCAACCATTAATTTCACAAGGTTTAAACCAAATCCTTCCAGGTGGACTATACGGTTTAGTGATGGACAGAGAAATAAGACATTAGCCAACACATAACCTCCGCTCCATCTGGCGGTGGCGGAGGCAATTACTTAATTTCCTGGTGTTCCAAAGTATCAGCACAAATGACCAAGGGTCGAAAATTACTTGTGCTCAATGAGCGATTTTGTACGAAATTGTTATGAGAATTGAACCGTCGAGTAAAATCAGATGAACATAATATTCCTGAAATTCTGAATTAGTTTGTGTTGCCTGTCAGGGTGTATCTCGCTGCTATCAAGATCTGATGACGGTCGTATTTTAATGCAATTGCAGAGAGTTTGATTCAGCAGCATGCAATTCTAACGTctgttcagatttttattttcaatgtgttGTCCGGGGTTTGTGCGATAAACATTTAAGGCTAAAACAACTGCATTACAGCTGAAAAAAcccacataaaaatacattagccATCTTAATGAATGTACACAGCAAACGTCAACCAGCTCACgttttagaaaaaaatcttACCTTTATATAATGTTTTGCCAGTATTGCAGTAATATTCcagacaatatttttctttattcaagATCTGCCATAAAACCTGTGTAATTCCGCAATATTCATGGAATGGCCGCTGAAAAGCCGATAAAGCATCTTAAACGATGCAGGGCAAACTACTGACTTAAGCAAGTGAGCAggtttcccttttttttggcTACTATGCTCCCCACCCCGGAATGTGAACTCTGGCAATCGCTGAAGCCCCTAGCTGTTTATATTCTCTACGCTGCTTTGATCTCAGTGATGTCAGACATAATTAGCATAACAACGCTAACCGGATATGAGCgtgtatttaatatttgataatacaacagcaacaaaatacCTATGACTAGTTCtataaaaataacagacatATTCAACATACAAGGATGATTATTTGGCTGCTCTGCTATTTATTGCTATTTAAGCgtgcaaaataattttgaatttaaaaatgaatgtcaagGTTTCTCCTTGCATATCATTCATGTTCAACATTGAACCAAGGTAGAAATTATTCACCCGATTTATCCAGAAAATGAAATTTGTTTAGGTGTCGTGTCATTGGGTTTACGGACATTAATGTGGTAAGTGATATAATTGCATTCcttaaatataggctataattatcaatacaattattatttgaCGTACAAATTCTAATCCGTTGTCTGTCGACGTAGGCCTACTCTACACGGGGTTTAATTATTACAGTGTGGTCTAATAATAAAAAGCCACGGTGTCCTTTGTACCACTTGGCCAAATGATTTTATTGTCATGGCTTTCTTGCTCCCATGAAATCAATCCGAAATATCCGTAAATTCGCAGAATGtagcaaaaaaagcaaaaacaagtaGGCCTATGTGATAAGGATATTTAATCAGAACCGTGTGCTTTATCCTGCCCAACATCAATTTAAATAGGGATTTGTGAGTgttctattatttttataaaaacattaggcTACTGTAGTTTCCACGGTGAAATGGTGCTAAAGCGAACACTTTTGtcgagaaagaaaaaaaaaaaaaaaaaaacacttctgcaaACTAGCCTACGATAAATCATCCAGGTTCGGCTAAATATTGAAATGACCACGGTGCAAGATGTCTATGTATACTTATTActgatacaaaaataaagaaaaccctGATGTTCAAataagagaagaaaaataatttcaaatgatCATTTTCATGTTATGATTGCTATAGGCATAAATCAAAAGTTTGCACTGATCAACAAATGAGAAACCTGTTAATTTAACAGGCCTACAACAAGGTATACAAAAGAgtaattcaagaaaaaaatacgaATTTTAGATTTTATGGTATAATTGTAATATTTGAAATGGCTTTCTTGTGTgaatatgtagcctatacaGGCAAAGtaaaaacaactaaataaatgtaaaaaagttaAGCTCTTGATAACTGCCTTTAAACTGTTTTCCacgttcttcttcttcttcttattattattaggctattattaacACTGATTACTAACCTATACTGCtacttcaaacaaaaacaataatcacACTAAACTCCTAAATGGTTGCAAGTacgaaagctttttttttttagctaattTCAAAAGCagcatatacattacattacagacatttagcagacgctctaatccagatttacacaactttttccatatcatttacattacatctatTCATACAGCGGGACATTTATGCGGAAATTTTTAGCCTAGTAGTCTACTATGAAATtcacttcaaacagctttgacatgtcagtagtctAGCCATTAGCCGTTTCAATTGCATTCACAATGTAATCGAATGGTGGTGCGGAATAACAGTAAATTAATATGCTCTATAATGTCCGCCAgtaggtgtttatttttttgtttttgttttttgttgcacatactaatgttaatcaaggaaacataTTTCCattgataaaatgaaactagccacatcctcagattatgaagtaTGGGGcctcattaattaaaaaaagtctGTGCGTAAACACTGACGCACAAGCAACTTCGTAACTTGCCTTGATGTGAGCTCTGGCAACGTCCAAATAaatgaggaaagctgcttttctttgtttttttttttttttaaacaccaaaGTAGGCTTTTACAAAGAAAACAGCCGACCATACGGACCAGTCTGGTGcatgcttattataaatgcctctGACCAGGCAGATATTTCTTTCCCATTAATCAATTGGAGTATCCAAAAGATGAGGGTATGTCAACACAGCAAGTAAATTagttgaacacatttaacattaaacactgaactaactttAAAAGTCAAACACGTTgatgagtaaaattaatttcttcaaTTAAATACGAAACACGATTTTAAATGCCTAAGTAGATGTACagtagatggttttcaacacaTCTAGTGTTCCTTCtatccaaatctgaagccctctccatgaccttACTGGGTACCAActctctcgttttctctttagatggcattctgcAAACATACAACGGCAAAAAACACGTTTGTTATAGCAACTCAGGGGCGGCGTAACTGTAACAGTTGTTACAATTATACAGACGGGGAGACCTAGAATCCAATTCCTGCTAGAATATATTGCTAGAATATATTCCGACTACATGTTAAATATTCAAggacaaataactttttttaaatgatgtatgatttgatttattgcaaataaaaataaagccttaaAACCCGAAAATTAGCTACTTCCGTGACAGATTTTTACTTCGCTCGCTCAAAAACAGTATTTTTGAAGTATTTTCTCCAAAGGAGATCACATTGCTCCCTTCCTTTGGGAGGCGATAGAGGTATGaattgcacatgcacaaacctgaaatggctacggTAGACGctttgtacattaatttattgGCAGTGTTATATTTACATGTATGATGACTCTCAGCTGCGTTTGCAAAAGGagagaatgttttttaaatctgtttaaaacTCATGAATCCTTCATCTTTAGGAATAGTTGACCGTTAGAGAAGTTGAGAGACGGGGACTCTGGAGATTGATCACTATTCGGTGCGGAATTAAACAACTTAAAACGTCAGAACTGTGTTCTgaagttttcttttatttttttttatttttgactaaTGAGACGTGTTAATATTTAAAAGTGACAGTGCCTATATCCATTGCATCCATGTATTTCCTGCCATGCGCAAGCCGCACCTTAAATACCGgaagtgtatttaaatgaactcgCTGTGCTTATTTACATAAGCAGTCTCAGGGGcgtagggagggagggggtggcaAGGAGGCCATCTCCCCCCCAATATTGTAAACAGTTAAACTTAACCTTGGCCAATGCAATACAGCCGCAATAGGCTCTTGTGCATCTCTAATATTTTATGTAGGGGTAACATATGATAGTTTAGTTGGAATGATGGTCACAGACATGCTCAGTAAAAAGCATTTACTCAGTTGTAGATGCAGATAAATTCATGTGTACAATAGACTAGTTTttacaaatgtgaaatattatagttgacatttttttaacttgaaatatatttacacaccTTTTGAAAACAAAGTGTACTGAAACTTCTGAAATA from Anguilla anguilla isolate fAngAng1 chromosome 12, fAngAng1.pri, whole genome shotgun sequence encodes the following:
- the LOC118209195 gene encoding protein Wnt-11-like: MKRALHPLPVCLPAVLLLSQICSGIKWLALSQTPASMPINRTHHCKGLQGLVSAQVQLCRSNLELMQTVIQAAREVQKTCQKTFGDMRWNCSSIENAPHFPPDLERGTREAAFVYALAAATISHTIARACTTGDLRYCSCGPVPGQAPEPGHRWGGCADNLHYGLVVGTKFADAPMKTKKSRSQANKLMHLHNSEVGRQALRDALELKCKCHGVSGSCSIRTCWKGLQDLKNIAMDLKIKYLSATKVVHRPMGTRKQLVPKDLDIRPVRENEMVYLQSSPDFCSRSEKQGSFGTQGRQCNKTSSGSDSCDLMCCGRGYNPYVETLVEKCHCKYHWCCYVTCKRCERTVERYICK